Proteins from a genomic interval of Psychrobacter urativorans:
- the accB gene encoding acetyl-CoA carboxylase biotin carboxyl carrier protein, with product MDIEKIRTLVALMEENELVNLEISSDDEHISLTRHYAAPAPTMMAAPTAGAAPIATAPKAAVKAGSIETSPMVGVFYSAPTPNDPPFVKVGQKVQAGDTIGIIEAMKIMNPLEATQSGVIDEILVDNSEVVQFGQPVVRYKA from the coding sequence ATGGATATTGAAAAAATACGCACTCTAGTAGCTCTTATGGAAGAAAACGAGCTGGTCAATCTAGAAATCAGTTCTGATGATGAGCATATTAGCCTAACCCGTCATTATGCTGCTCCTGCACCAACCATGATGGCTGCTCCTACTGCTGGCGCGGCACCTATCGCTACTGCACCTAAAGCGGCTGTAAAAGCTGGTAGCATTGAAACCTCACCAATGGTCGGCGTGTTTTATTCAGCTCCTACTCCTAATGACCCACCATTTGTTAAAGTCGGTCAAAAAGTACAAGCCGGTGATACCATTGGTATTATTGAAGCCATGAAAATCATGAACCCGCTTGAAGCAACTCAAAGTGGTGTCATTGACGAAATCTTAGTAGATAACTCTGAAGTGGTACAATTTGGTCAACCGGTAGTACGCTATAAAGCCTAA
- a CDS encoding lipoprotein, whose protein sequence is MKKVIIASLTAMFVLTGCNTFAGLGQDLSIAGNAISSTAQEAQGNI, encoded by the coding sequence ATGAAAAAAGTAATTATCGCATCTTTGACCGCTATGTTTGTACTAACTGGCTGCAACACGTTCGCAGGTCTAGGCCAAGACTTATCAATCGCTGGTAATGCTATAAGTAGTACTGCTCAAGAAGCTCAAGGAAACATTTGA
- a CDS encoding entericidin A/B family lipoprotein, translated as MKKVIIASLAAMFVLTGCNTFKGIGKDVSSAGNAVTGTAQEVQNKI; from the coding sequence ATGAAAAAAGTAATTATCGCATCTTTGGCGGCTATGTTTGTATTAACTGGTTGTAACACTTTTAAAGGTATCGGCAAAGACGTATCTAGCGCTGGTAATGCAGTAACCGGTACTGCTCAAGAAGTACAAAACAAAATCTAA
- a CDS encoding EVE domain-containing protein gives MAYWLIKSNPKCFSINDLECLGTEMWDGVRNYRARNFMRDDMKVGDRAFFYHSSAKPSGVAGIVTITKAGYPDSTQFHPEHRHFDPIATIEAPRWYMVDVTFEQAFTDILPLAELKFLPSLEDSLLLRKGCEQLTIIPLEPKHWFAIMDMAEELGLVGNSMDDEEII, from the coding sequence ATGGCGTATTGGCTGATAAAATCTAATCCAAAATGTTTTAGCATAAACGATTTAGAGTGTTTAGGAACAGAGATGTGGGATGGCGTACGAAATTATCGTGCTCGTAACTTTATGCGCGATGATATGAAGGTTGGTGATCGCGCCTTTTTTTATCACTCAAGTGCTAAACCATCAGGCGTGGCGGGTATTGTGACCATTACTAAAGCTGGCTATCCTGATTCAACCCAATTTCACCCTGAGCATCGACATTTTGATCCTATCGCCACCATCGAGGCACCGCGTTGGTATATGGTAGATGTTACTTTTGAGCAAGCCTTTACGGATATTTTGCCATTAGCAGAGCTCAAATTCTTGCCTTCCCTTGAAGACTCGTTATTACTAAGAAAAGGCTGTGAGCAATTAACCATTATTCCGCTTGAGCCTAAGCACTGGTTTGCAATTATGGATATGGCAGAAGAATTAGGGTTGGTAGGAAATTCGATGGATGACGAGGAAATAATATAA
- the hemW gene encoding radical SAM family heme chaperone HemW, whose translation MENMLNTNNLEVLSIPLALYIHIPWCVKKCPYCDFNSHELGADISLSMYDDYVDALLLDARMQQPLTQGREISSIFIGGGTPSLLPIVQYRRLFSELRSIFNFAANIEITMEANPGTLEHAPFAEYLEVGINRLSIGVQSFDVDKLQTLGRIHNPEQAITAIKAARAAGFERVNVDLMHGLPQQTLPEAMHDIQLAHDAGATHISWYQLTIEPNTVFYRSQPILPDEDSLADIEQAGQTLLQRLGYDNYEVSAWTGASDMPCRHNVNYWQFGDYLAIGAGAHGKISIGKNVLSNLADNELLSAAGIYRFSKSRLPKDYVTYADTNTMPTAPKMVGWQAIASDELVSEFMLNVLRLHDGVAWTLFEARTGLTYDSIATEITELINKGLLIDSKDTLRPTKLGQRYLNQILRAFL comes from the coding sequence ATGGAAAATATGCTCAATACAAATAACTTAGAGGTATTGAGTATTCCGCTAGCGCTTTATATTCATATTCCATGGTGCGTAAAAAAGTGTCCTTACTGTGATTTTAACTCGCATGAGCTGGGCGCTGATATATCACTATCGATGTATGATGATTATGTCGACGCGTTATTATTAGATGCCCGTATGCAGCAGCCGCTAACGCAAGGGCGAGAGATTAGCTCGATATTTATTGGCGGTGGCACGCCATCATTGTTACCTATCGTACAATATCGGCGCTTATTTTCAGAGTTGCGCTCGATTTTTAATTTTGCTGCCAATATTGAAATTACGATGGAAGCCAACCCTGGGACATTGGAACATGCGCCATTTGCCGAATATCTAGAGGTCGGTATCAATCGTTTGTCTATTGGTGTGCAGAGTTTTGATGTTGATAAATTGCAAACGCTTGGGCGTATTCATAATCCTGAGCAAGCTATAACCGCCATTAAAGCGGCGCGTGCGGCTGGATTTGAGCGCGTCAATGTCGATTTGATGCACGGTTTACCGCAGCAGACGTTGCCTGAAGCCATGCACGATATTCAGTTGGCACACGATGCAGGCGCAACCCATATATCTTGGTATCAGCTAACGATTGAGCCCAATACCGTATTTTATCGCAGTCAGCCTATTTTACCTGATGAGGATAGCTTGGCTGATATCGAGCAGGCAGGTCAGACGTTACTTCAGCGTTTGGGCTATGATAATTATGAAGTGTCAGCATGGACAGGCGCATCCGATATGCCGTGTCGCCATAATGTGAATTATTGGCAATTTGGTGATTATTTAGCGATTGGTGCGGGCGCTCACGGCAAGATAAGCATTGGTAAAAATGTATTAAGTAATCTAGCAGATAATGAATTGCTGTCGGCAGCAGGTATCTATCGTTTTAGCAAGTCGCGTCTGCCAAAAGATTATGTTACTTATGCCGATACCAATACGATGCCAACTGCGCCAAAAATGGTTGGCTGGCAAGCCATTGCAAGTGATGAATTGGTTAGTGAGTTTATGCTCAATGTCTTGCGTTTACATGATGGGGTCGCGTGGACCTTATTTGAAGCGCGAACGGGGCTGACGTACGACAGTATTGCCACTGAAATAACCGAATTAATTAATAAAGGTTTGCTGATAGATAGTAAAGACACTCTACGGCCTACTAAACTAGGACAGCGTTATCTAAATCAGATATTACGAGCATTTTTATGA
- a CDS encoding ABC1 kinase family protein gives MKIHRPHLLKHSFNVVNRVRQTASIAGLSALRIAKGEKPDARLLKDTFEQLGTTYIKIGQFIASTPSLFPREYVEAFQSCLDQTTPLSYDYIEQVLTAELAVDGQTLSDKFAYIDKQPLASASIAQVHAARLHNGDEVVLKVQKPDVETIMQTDLGVLHGVTKLLEVMMPSMKFASIAPIIDEIRLRMLAETDFVAEAQNIRDFQQFLAIAGNTRVVAPQVYDELTTKRVLTMSRLHGVSMIDESAMQQYCNDPAQVMADTLNTWFASLMLCNSFHADLHAGNLMLLTDGRIGFLDFGIVGKLKAESWRACMGMMQALQDNNYQAMAQHMVDMEMTRGHDVDVAALASDLQRMMTSIMAEDRAFTSGIPFNTKEQADELNKMMLEIVSVGKQHGIHFPRDFALLTKQLLYFDRFMRTLAPDMDMFSDQRVNILGQDVSSIEPPSITVQ, from the coding sequence GTCCTCATTTATTAAAGCATTCCTTTAACGTGGTTAATCGCGTACGGCAGACTGCCAGTATTGCAGGGCTATCTGCGCTAAGAATTGCAAAAGGCGAAAAGCCTGATGCCAGATTACTAAAAGATACCTTTGAGCAGTTAGGCACAACCTATATCAAAATTGGGCAGTTTATCGCCAGTACACCCTCACTATTCCCGCGTGAATATGTGGAAGCGTTCCAAAGTTGTTTGGATCAAACCACACCATTATCGTATGATTATATTGAGCAAGTATTGACTGCTGAGTTAGCTGTTGATGGGCAAACACTCAGCGATAAATTTGCATATATTGATAAACAGCCATTAGCATCCGCCTCTATCGCACAAGTACATGCAGCACGTTTGCATAACGGTGATGAAGTAGTGTTAAAAGTACAAAAACCTGATGTCGAAACCATCATGCAAACTGATTTGGGCGTATTGCACGGCGTGACCAAATTGTTAGAAGTGATGATGCCGTCGATGAAGTTTGCCAGTATTGCACCGATTATTGACGAAATTCGTTTGCGGATGCTTGCTGAAACTGACTTTGTTGCCGAGGCGCAGAATATTCGTGATTTTCAGCAATTCCTAGCAATAGCAGGAAATACGCGAGTGGTTGCACCACAAGTGTATGATGAATTGACCACTAAACGCGTGCTGACTATGAGTCGGCTGCATGGCGTGTCCATGATCGATGAATCGGCAATGCAGCAATATTGCAATGACCCCGCGCAAGTGATGGCAGATACTCTCAATACATGGTTTGCCAGTCTTATGCTGTGCAATAGCTTCCATGCAGATTTGCATGCGGGTAACTTGATGCTGCTCACCGATGGGCGTATAGGTTTTCTAGATTTTGGTATTGTCGGCAAGTTAAAAGCTGAAAGCTGGCGTGCTTGTATGGGTATGATGCAGGCGTTGCAGGATAATAATTATCAAGCAATGGCGCAACATATGGTGGATATGGAAATGACCCGCGGGCATGATGTCGATGTGGCGGCTTTAGCAAGTGACTTGCAGCGTATGATGACCTCCATTATGGCGGAAGACAGAGCATTTACCAGTGGCATACCGTTTAATACCAAGGAGCAGGCAGATGAGCTGAATAAAATGATGCTCGAGATTGTCTCAGTCGGTAAGCAGCATGGTATTCATTTTCCACGTGATTTCGCGTTATTAACCAAGCAGCTTTTATACTTTGATCGGTTTATGCGTACGCTTGCGCCTGATATGGATATGTTTAGTGATCAGCGCGTGAACATATTAGGGCAAGATGTTTCATCGATAGAGCCGCCATCAATTACGGTACAGTGA
- a CDS encoding MATE family efflux transporter encodes MVSPISFTDFKSYSLRLGVLALPILVTQFCQAALGVVDAIMAGQVSALDLAAVAVGSGIWLPLFLLATGILIATTPLIGEAIGQNKHDQVPHITQQSLWTAAVIGIIGFVIVNLAPNVLSLMGVPENIQPIATQYLYGVSFGFPALAIYAVLRSYCEALARPEPVTIISIIGLLADIPLNYIFIHGLFGMPEMGGAGCGVATAIVLWINVLLLGAYTTFTKRHQFASTRFFYSFTAPNRVQIKKLLTLGIPIGISIFFEASLFSLGALVISPLGALATASHQVALSVTSQLFMIPISVAMALTIMVSNRFGEKNLLALRHVQATGLIWTVLIAIVSMVGIWLFRPQLAMAFTDNVEVRAQAMHLLIFALAYQLFDGWQVNIAGILRGMQDTTVPMWVTLFCYWIVALPLGIYLVRHTDVGAQGFWMALITGLFLSSILLTLRLRYQQRRLQAQWG; translated from the coding sequence ATGGTTTCCCCGATTTCGTTTACAGATTTTAAAAGTTATAGCCTACGATTAGGTGTGCTCGCGCTACCTATCTTAGTGACTCAGTTTTGCCAAGCGGCACTGGGTGTCGTTGATGCCATCATGGCAGGTCAAGTCTCCGCGCTAGATTTAGCTGCTGTGGCGGTTGGTTCTGGTATTTGGTTGCCGCTGTTTTTATTAGCGACCGGTATTTTAATCGCTACCACACCATTAATTGGTGAGGCGATAGGTCAAAACAAACATGATCAAGTACCACATATTACGCAACAGTCTTTATGGACAGCAGCGGTGATTGGTATTATTGGTTTTGTGATTGTGAATCTAGCGCCAAATGTTCTTAGCTTGATGGGCGTCCCTGAGAATATTCAGCCTATCGCGACTCAATATTTATATGGGGTATCGTTTGGCTTCCCAGCGCTTGCCATATATGCGGTGCTACGCAGTTACTGCGAGGCACTTGCGCGACCCGAACCCGTTACAATTATCAGTATCATCGGCTTGCTCGCTGATATTCCACTGAATTACATTTTTATCCATGGTTTGTTTGGTATGCCTGAAATGGGCGGAGCAGGTTGTGGGGTGGCAACAGCGATAGTGTTATGGATAAATGTATTACTATTAGGCGCTTATACGACTTTTACAAAACGCCATCAATTTGCTAGTACCCGCTTTTTTTATAGCTTTACTGCACCCAATCGCGTGCAAATCAAAAAGCTATTGACGCTTGGCATACCTATCGGTATCTCCATCTTTTTTGAGGCGAGCTTATTTAGCTTAGGTGCGCTAGTGATTAGTCCATTAGGAGCATTGGCAACGGCATCGCATCAGGTGGCGCTATCAGTGACCTCACAGCTATTTATGATACCCATATCGGTGGCAATGGCGCTGACTATTATGGTATCTAACCGTTTTGGTGAAAAAAATCTTCTTGCTTTACGCCATGTGCAAGCCACTGGGCTGATTTGGACAGTACTAATTGCGATTGTTTCTATGGTTGGGATTTGGCTATTCAGACCACAATTGGCTATGGCTTTCACAGATAATGTAGAGGTGCGCGCGCAAGCCATGCACCTATTAATCTTTGCCCTTGCTTATCAGCTATTTGACGGTTGGCAGGTAAATATTGCGGGCATTTTGCGCGGGATGCAGGACACCACCGTCCCCATGTGGGTCACGCTATTTTGTTATTGGATTGTCGCCTTGCCACTTGGCATTTACTTAGTACGCCATACAGATGTGGGCGCACAAGGGTTTTGGATGGCATTAATCACTGGTCTATTCTTATCGTCTATCCTACTTACCCTACGCCTGCGTTATCAACAAAGACGCTTGCAAGCACAGTGGGGTTAG
- a CDS encoding YbfB/YjiJ family MFS transporter, whose product MMTTPQSHTRFTITNQTAIAFIGLYCMAVVMGFGRFLFTATLPDIMSQLTLSTTIAGWLASINYIGYFFGALIAIFVPQRLTWQTLMLWTSVSIVTTMLLFVPKMSLNIWYVIRLIAGIASGVAMILSSSLVIQRFSDARRSVLSTIHYAGIGSGISASAILTWSLLTLGYHFNLIWLTAGIISLPVLALLYAIRPTKMPLTHSPNVSDSIQRGSIHQTYINFKRALYEAVVGHTKAVILLSASYALAGFGYITSATFLPVMAGQRLTSQGQSGLLIWLIVGIFAMLSNPIWGALAKRIGEIKTLIGLTILQAFGMFMPMWFDGALGLYGNAVILGLTFAGIVSMTLIIIKNINPIYSNLLMGLATLAYSVGQFIGPLVTVTLAGKSNNFNTGLAVAGAGLFVSLILLFWFRRQSSQAISNS is encoded by the coding sequence ATGATGACTACTCCTCAAAGCCATACCAGATTTACCATTACCAATCAAACCGCTATCGCTTTTATTGGGCTTTATTGTATGGCGGTGGTGATGGGCTTTGGGCGTTTTTTATTTACCGCTACCTTGCCGGATATTATGAGTCAGCTGACGTTATCGACAACGATAGCGGGTTGGCTCGCATCAATTAATTATATCGGCTATTTTTTTGGGGCGCTGATTGCGATATTTGTGCCACAGCGTTTAACGTGGCAAACACTCATGCTGTGGACGAGCGTCAGTATCGTTACGACCATGCTATTATTCGTGCCTAAAATGTCATTAAATATCTGGTATGTTATTCGCTTAATCGCGGGTATTGCCAGTGGCGTGGCGATGATTTTAAGCTCATCTTTGGTCATTCAACGCTTTAGCGATGCGCGGCGTTCAGTACTGTCAACCATACATTATGCCGGTATCGGTAGTGGTATTAGTGCCTCCGCTATTCTCACTTGGTCACTGTTAACGCTTGGCTATCATTTTAATTTGATTTGGCTGACCGCGGGTATTATCAGCTTGCCAGTGTTGGCGCTGTTGTATGCTATACGCCCAACGAAAATGCCATTAACCCATTCGCCAAACGTATCTGACAGTATCCAGCGCGGTTCAATCCACCAAACTTATATTAACTTTAAACGCGCATTATATGAAGCGGTCGTCGGTCATACCAAAGCCGTCATCTTATTATCAGCCAGTTATGCGCTCGCTGGTTTTGGTTATATTACCTCAGCGACTTTTTTACCAGTGATGGCTGGGCAGCGTCTGACTTCACAAGGTCAGTCAGGCTTGCTCATTTGGCTGATTGTTGGTATTTTTGCCATGCTATCCAACCCTATTTGGGGCGCCCTTGCCAAGCGTATCGGCGAGATTAAAACCTTAATTGGCTTAACTATCTTACAAGCATTTGGGATGTTTATGCCGATGTGGTTTGATGGTGCGCTCGGTTTATATGGCAATGCGGTGATTTTAGGCTTAACCTTTGCTGGCATTGTCTCCATGACACTCATTATTATTAAAAATATCAATCCTATTTACTCTAATTTGCTGATGGGGCTTGCCACCTTAGCGTATAGCGTCGGGCAGTTTATAGGACCTTTAGTCACGGTTACGCTAGCAGGAAAAAGTAATAATTTTAATACAGGCTTAGCGGTTGCCGGTGCTGGATTATTCGTCAGCCTGATTTTATTATTTTGGTTTCGTCGCCAGTCCAGCCAAGCAATTTCGAATAGTTAA
- a CDS encoding Lrp/AsnC family transcriptional regulator, which translates to MPNINSDSVSLTDIDETDKRLLRLLQTEARMSITELAERVNLSATPCARRVKHLEDTGIITGYYTQTNAQKLGYPLAIFIAISMDRHTAERFEQFERKIQSFDEVVSCSIVTGRSEDYLIKVRVRDMAHYEEFLLHRLNRIEGVAQVHTSFELREVFSRSIV; encoded by the coding sequence ATGCCGAATATAAATTCTGATAGCGTTTCCTTAACGGATATCGACGAAACAGATAAACGTCTATTACGCTTGTTGCAAACCGAAGCACGAATGAGCATTACTGAGCTTGCTGAGCGTGTTAATTTATCCGCGACACCTTGCGCGCGCCGTGTTAAACACTTAGAAGATACGGGCATTATCACCGGCTATTATACGCAAACTAACGCGCAAAAGTTGGGTTATCCACTGGCAATTTTTATTGCCATTAGCATGGATCGCCATACAGCGGAACGCTTTGAGCAATTTGAACGCAAAATCCAAAGCTTTGATGAAGTCGTCAGCTGTAGCATTGTCACGGGTCGCAGTGAAGACTATTTAATTAAAGTACGAGTACGCGACATGGCGCATTATGAAGAATTTTTATTACACAGGCTAAATCGAATTGAAGGCGTGGCACAGGTACATACCAGCTTTGAGCTGCGCGAAGTCTTTAGCCGAAGCATCGTTTAG
- the leuA gene encoding 2-isopropylmalate synthase, with product MSEQATRTASTNATKVTPKHAAFDFRKYRPFAFAPLLSDRTWPNKTIEKAPIWASVDLRDGNQALIDPMTIDQKMRLFKTLVGVGFKEIEIGFPSAAQVEFDFARKLIEENHVPEDVTLQVLVQAREHLIARTFESLKGAKRAIVHVYNSTCRIQREKVYGKDKDEIKDIAITGAKLLVEYAAKYPETEWVFQYSPESFSQTETEYAVEVCDAVCEIWQPQNGQEVILNLPATVEASMPNVFADQVEYFCRNLAQREHVTVSLHTHNDRGCAVAAAELGVLAGADRIEGTLLGNGERTGNMDIMVMAMNLFSQGVDPQLDFSNMSEIVQVVSECNNLPLHPRHPYVGELVFTAFSGSHQDAIKKCLDYNEKHVEQTENVWDVAYLPIDPAHIGRSYQDVVRINSQSGKGGVAYILQRNYGFNLPRWMQIDFSRVVQQQAETAARELQNSEILQTFEDTYLQQGNFELLDYSVNNKGGEVYFNGQVQMNGDTITIDGTGNGPLSSFIDGLAQHTGKSLHVINYAEHAINPQHNTTNSDDDNSDNKTNANAAAYIQLNVDGEVYSGIGTCSSTVSAMLKGALSAFAQAPTTTTA from the coding sequence ATGTCTGAACAAGCCACACGTACTGCATCTACCAATGCTACTAAAGTCACTCCAAAGCATGCTGCTTTCGATTTCCGTAAATATCGTCCGTTTGCGTTTGCGCCTTTGTTATCAGACCGTACATGGCCAAACAAAACGATTGAAAAAGCGCCAATATGGGCAAGTGTCGATCTGCGTGATGGTAACCAAGCGTTAATTGATCCGATGACGATTGACCAAAAAATGCGTCTTTTTAAGACCTTAGTTGGAGTCGGTTTTAAAGAAATTGAAATTGGTTTTCCATCAGCGGCGCAAGTTGAATTTGATTTTGCGCGTAAATTGATTGAAGAAAATCACGTACCAGAAGATGTGACGTTGCAAGTTTTAGTACAAGCTCGTGAGCATTTGATTGCCCGTACATTTGAGTCGTTAAAAGGGGCAAAACGTGCCATTGTTCACGTTTATAACTCAACTTGTCGTATTCAACGTGAAAAGGTATATGGCAAAGATAAAGATGAGATTAAAGATATTGCTATCACGGGTGCGAAGTTATTGGTTGAATATGCCGCTAAATACCCTGAAACAGAATGGGTGTTTCAGTACTCACCTGAGAGCTTTAGCCAGACGGAAACGGAATATGCGGTAGAAGTTTGCGATGCGGTTTGCGAGATTTGGCAGCCCCAAAACGGTCAAGAAGTGATTCTTAATTTGCCAGCGACGGTTGAAGCGTCTATGCCGAACGTATTCGCAGACCAAGTGGAATATTTTTGCCGTAATTTAGCGCAGCGTGAGCATGTGACGGTTAGTCTGCACACTCATAATGACCGTGGCTGTGCCGTTGCAGCCGCTGAGCTGGGTGTACTTGCTGGCGCGGATCGTATTGAAGGGACGCTTTTGGGTAATGGCGAACGTACTGGCAATATGGATATCATGGTCATGGCAATGAACTTGTTCAGCCAAGGTGTTGATCCTCAGCTTGATTTTAGCAATATGAGTGAAATCGTACAGGTGGTTAGCGAATGCAATAACTTGCCACTACATCCACGCCATCCGTATGTTGGTGAATTGGTCTTTACTGCCTTTAGTGGTTCGCACCAAGACGCAATTAAAAAGTGTCTTGATTATAACGAGAAGCATGTCGAACAGACTGAAAATGTTTGGGACGTGGCTTATTTACCGATTGATCCTGCGCATATTGGACGTAGCTATCAAGATGTGGTGCGTATTAATAGCCAGTCTGGTAAAGGTGGCGTTGCTTATATCTTGCAGCGCAACTATGGCTTTAACTTACCACGCTGGATGCAAATTGACTTTAGCCGCGTCGTACAACAGCAAGCAGAAACCGCAGCGCGCGAACTACAGAACAGCGAAATCTTACAAACCTTTGAAGACACTTACCTGCAGCAAGGCAACTTTGAGCTACTAGATTATAGTGTCAATAATAAAGGCGGAGAGGTTTACTTTAACGGACAAGTACAAATGAATGGCGACACCATCACTATCGATGGTACAGGTAATGGTCCATTGTCATCATTTATTGATGGTCTTGCGCAGCATACTGGCAAATCGTTACATGTCATTAATTATGCTGAACATGCCATTAATCCGCAGCACAATACTACCAATAGTGATGACGATAACAGCGATAACAAAACCAATGCAAATGCCGCTGCTTATATTCAGCTCAATGTTGATGGAGAGGTTTACTCTGGTATCGGAACGTGCAGCAGTACCGTATCGGCAATGTTAAAAGGCGCTCTATCTGCATTTGCCCAAGCACCGACGACTACCACGGCATAA
- the accC gene encoding acetyl-CoA carboxylase biotin carboxylase subunit, producing MIKKLLIANRGEIALRIVRACKALGIETVGVYSTADANLMHLRFVDEAICIGKPNANQSYLDINTILTAAEISGADAIHPGYGFLAENAEFAERVEEAGLTFVGPNADHIRLMGNKVSAINAMKKAGVPTVPGSVGAVTMHNAEEQARNIGFPLLIKAASGGGGRGMRVVERFDELVGQVQAAKQEAELWFGDDTVYMERYLQNPRHVEIQVLGDGNGNAIHLYDRDCSLQRRHQKVFEEAPAPDIPDDVRQPILDACVKACQLVKYRGAGTFEFLFENNEFFFIEMNTRVQVEHPVTEMITGIDVVVEQLKIAAGYGLSYRQDEIEVQGHAIECRINAEDAVTFMPSPGTVTQLFAPSGTGVRFDSHLYPGYVVPSYYDSLIGKLICHGQTRQQAIAKTLHALDELIIEGINTNIPLHRDVILADEDFTNEAQNIHYLERVLLAANNPKTEAAL from the coding sequence ATGATAAAAAAACTGCTCATTGCCAATCGAGGCGAAATTGCCTTACGTATCGTTCGAGCTTGTAAAGCGCTTGGCATCGAAACTGTTGGCGTCTATTCGACCGCTGATGCCAACTTAATGCACTTACGCTTCGTTGATGAAGCAATCTGTATTGGTAAGCCTAATGCCAACCAAAGCTATTTAGATATTAATACTATCTTAACCGCTGCTGAAATTTCTGGCGCTGATGCCATTCACCCTGGTTATGGATTTTTAGCTGAAAATGCTGAATTTGCAGAGCGTGTTGAAGAAGCAGGGTTAACTTTCGTTGGTCCTAATGCGGATCATATTCGCTTAATGGGTAATAAAGTTTCAGCGATCAACGCGATGAAAAAAGCAGGCGTACCGACCGTACCCGGCTCTGTTGGCGCGGTGACCATGCACAATGCTGAAGAACAAGCGCGTAATATTGGCTTTCCGCTATTGATTAAAGCCGCTTCTGGCGGCGGTGGTCGCGGTATGCGTGTGGTCGAGCGTTTTGATGAGCTTGTCGGACAAGTGCAAGCGGCAAAACAAGAAGCTGAGCTGTGGTTCGGTGACGATACCGTGTATATGGAGCGTTACTTACAAAACCCGCGCCACGTTGAGATTCAAGTATTAGGCGATGGTAATGGTAATGCCATTCATTTATATGACCGTGACTGCTCATTACAACGTCGCCATCAAAAAGTGTTTGAAGAAGCGCCTGCTCCTGATATCCCTGATGATGTTCGTCAGCCTATCTTAGATGCCTGCGTTAAAGCCTGTCAGCTCGTTAAGTATCGCGGCGCTGGAACTTTTGAGTTTTTATTTGAAAACAATGAATTCTTCTTTATCGAAATGAATACGCGCGTACAGGTTGAGCATCCAGTCACCGAGATGATTACGGGTATCGACGTCGTCGTTGAGCAATTAAAAATCGCCGCAGGTTACGGACTTTCTTATCGCCAAGATGAGATTGAAGTTCAAGGTCACGCGATTGAGTGTCGTATCAATGCTGAAGATGCCGTCACCTTTATGCCGTCACCCGGTACAGTCACACAGTTATTTGCACCAAGTGGCACAGGCGTACGCTTTGATTCTCACCTCTACCCTGGCTATGTGGTTCCAAGCTACTATGACTCATTAATTGGTAAGCTTATCTGTCATGGACAAACACGCCAGCAAGCGATTGCCAAAACATTGCATGCACTGGACGAGCTGATTATCGAAGGCATTAATACCAACATTCCACTACATCGTGATGTGATTTTAGCGGATGAAGATTTTACTAACGAAGCCCAAAATATTCATTATCTTGAAAGAGTATTGCTCGCAGCTAATAATCCTAAAACTGAAGCTGCCTTATAA